The following coding sequences lie in one Phycicoccus duodecadis genomic window:
- the mfd gene encoding transcription-repair coupling factor: MPSLSPLRARVAALPGPTRLAEALAVPSAEVEATAPPGARHVVVAAVAPRPSGAPVLAVTATGREAEDLHGALAASLGPDAVALFPSWETLPHERLSPRSDTVGQRLSVLRRLAHPEVGDGAHGSLAVVVAPVRAVLQPISKGLGDLRPVALAAGDDVPLERVVEDLAAAAYARVDLVERRGEFAVRGGILDVFPPTEEHPLRVEFWGDTVEEIRWFKVADQRSLEVAEHGLWAPPCRELLLTPAVRERAAALADQLPGVADILEKLSLGIAVEGMESLAPALVDGMETVLEVLPADTVVVACDPERVRTRAHDLVSTSEEFLQAGWANAASGNAVPVDLESVLGTASFHTIAELREQARALGQRWLDLTPFAGDDDDTIDLGLTVSPTFRGSTEDAVAEVRRLVADDWSVLVATEGPGLAKRVVEMLGEHEVPTRLATDEAEPEPGLVTVTTGGTGAGFLVPAERLAVITEADLTGAAGGSGTSTKDMRRMPSKRRNQVDPLQLHPGDFVVHEQHGVGRFVEMMQRTVQGATREYLLLEYAPSKRGQPGDRLYVPTDQLDQVTRYTGGEAPSLNKMGGSDWQQTKGRARRYVKQIAAELIRLYSARMATRGHAFGPDTPWQRELEDAFAHVETPDQLVTIDEVKADMQREVPMDRLVCGDVGYGKTEIAVRAAFKAIQEGKQVAVLCPTTLLVQQHQNTFAERYAGFPVVVRSLSRFQTDAEAKATLAGLADGSVDLVIGTHRLLSKEITFKDLGLVVIDEEQRFGVEHKEQLKAFRTSVDVLAMSATPIPRTLEMAVTGIREMSTLATPPEERHPVLTYVGAYDEKTVTAAIRRELLREGQVFLVHNKVSTIEKAAARVRELVPEARVATAHGKMGEHKLEQVVLDFWEKRFDVLVCTTIVETGLDISNANTLIVERADRLGLSQLHQLRGRVGRGRERAYSYFLYPPENPLTETALDRLQTIASNTDLGSGMQVAMKDLEIRGAGNLLGGEQSGHIAGVGFDLYVRLVGEAVASFRGESDDAPAEIKIELPVDAHLPHDYVPHERLRLEMYKKLAAVADEQQLADIEGELVDRYGAVPEPVRNLLEVARLRTVARAAGIADISVQGQTVRFGPVELRESQQLRLHRVYPGSIIKPATGAMLVPAPKTARVGGRPLRDRDILDWAATVVRSVVMDNVGEAARAATAPAGATRP; encoded by the coding sequence ATGCCCTCGCTCTCCCCGCTCCGTGCCCGCGTGGCCGCGCTCCCCGGCCCCACCCGTCTCGCCGAGGCCTTGGCCGTGCCCTCGGCCGAGGTCGAGGCGACCGCCCCTCCCGGCGCCCGCCACGTCGTCGTCGCCGCCGTCGCACCCCGGCCCTCCGGCGCGCCGGTGCTGGCCGTCACCGCCACGGGCCGCGAGGCCGAGGACCTCCACGGTGCCCTCGCCGCCAGCCTCGGGCCCGACGCGGTCGCCCTCTTCCCGTCCTGGGAGACGCTGCCGCACGAGCGGCTGAGCCCACGCAGCGACACCGTGGGCCAGCGGCTGTCGGTGCTGCGCCGGCTCGCGCATCCCGAGGTCGGCGACGGCGCGCACGGCTCGCTCGCCGTGGTGGTCGCCCCCGTCCGGGCCGTGCTGCAGCCCATCTCCAAGGGCCTGGGCGACCTGCGCCCGGTGGCCCTCGCGGCCGGTGACGACGTGCCGCTCGAGCGGGTCGTCGAGGACCTCGCCGCCGCGGCCTACGCGCGGGTCGACCTCGTCGAGCGGCGCGGCGAGTTCGCGGTGCGTGGCGGCATCCTCGACGTCTTCCCGCCCACCGAGGAGCACCCGCTGCGGGTGGAGTTCTGGGGCGACACGGTCGAGGAGATCCGCTGGTTCAAGGTCGCCGACCAGCGCTCGCTGGAGGTCGCCGAGCACGGCCTCTGGGCACCCCCGTGCCGCGAGCTGCTGCTCACGCCGGCGGTGCGCGAGCGCGCGGCCGCCCTGGCCGACCAGCTCCCGGGCGTGGCCGACATCCTCGAGAAGCTCTCGCTCGGCATCGCGGTCGAGGGGATGGAGTCGCTGGCCCCCGCCCTGGTCGACGGCATGGAGACCGTCCTCGAGGTGCTGCCGGCCGACACCGTGGTGGTCGCGTGCGACCCCGAGCGGGTGCGCACCCGGGCCCACGACCTGGTCTCGACCAGCGAGGAGTTCCTCCAGGCCGGCTGGGCCAACGCCGCCAGCGGCAACGCCGTGCCCGTCGACCTCGAGTCGGTGCTCGGCACCGCCTCCTTCCACACCATCGCCGAGCTGCGCGAGCAGGCCCGGGCGCTCGGCCAGCGCTGGCTCGACCTCACCCCGTTCGCGGGCGACGACGACGACACCATCGACCTCGGCCTGACCGTCTCGCCCACCTTCCGCGGCAGCACCGAGGACGCCGTCGCCGAGGTGCGCCGACTCGTCGCCGACGACTGGTCGGTGCTGGTCGCCACCGAGGGCCCGGGCCTGGCCAAGCGGGTCGTCGAGATGCTCGGCGAGCACGAGGTCCCCACCCGGCTGGCCACCGACGAGGCCGAGCCCGAGCCGGGCCTGGTCACCGTCACCACCGGCGGTACGGGCGCGGGCTTCCTGGTGCCGGCCGAGCGCCTGGCCGTCATCACCGAGGCCGACCTCACCGGCGCGGCGGGCGGGTCCGGGACCTCCACGAAGGACATGCGGCGGATGCCGTCCAAGCGCCGCAACCAGGTCGACCCCCTCCAGCTCCACCCCGGCGACTTCGTGGTGCACGAGCAGCACGGCGTCGGCCGCTTCGTCGAGATGATGCAGCGCACCGTGCAGGGCGCCACCCGCGAGTACCTGCTGCTCGAGTACGCCCCGTCCAAGCGGGGCCAGCCCGGTGACCGCCTCTACGTGCCCACCGACCAGCTCGACCAGGTCACCCGCTACACCGGCGGCGAGGCGCCCAGCCTCAACAAGATGGGCGGCTCCGACTGGCAGCAGACCAAGGGCCGCGCGCGCCGGTACGTCAAGCAGATCGCCGCCGAGCTCATCCGCCTCTACTCGGCGCGGATGGCGACCCGGGGCCACGCCTTCGGGCCCGACACGCCGTGGCAGCGCGAGCTCGAGGACGCCTTCGCCCACGTCGAGACCCCCGACCAGCTGGTCACCATCGACGAGGTCAAGGCCGACATGCAGCGCGAGGTCCCGATGGACCGCCTGGTCTGCGGCGACGTCGGCTACGGCAAGACCGAGATCGCGGTGCGGGCCGCCTTCAAGGCCATCCAGGAGGGAAAGCAGGTGGCGGTGCTCTGCCCCACCACCCTGCTGGTCCAGCAGCACCAGAACACCTTCGCCGAGCGGTACGCCGGCTTCCCGGTCGTGGTCCGCTCGCTGTCGCGCTTCCAGACCGACGCCGAGGCCAAGGCCACCCTGGCCGGGCTGGCCGACGGCTCGGTCGACCTCGTCATCGGCACCCACCGCCTGCTCTCGAAGGAGATCACCTTCAAGGACCTCGGGCTGGTCGTCATCGACGAGGAGCAGCGCTTCGGCGTCGAGCACAAGGAGCAGCTCAAGGCCTTCCGCACCTCGGTCGACGTCCTCGCGATGTCGGCCACGCCCATCCCCCGCACCCTCGAGATGGCGGTCACCGGCATCCGCGAGATGTCGACCCTGGCCACCCCGCCCGAGGAGCGCCACCCGGTCCTGACCTACGTCGGCGCCTACGACGAGAAGACCGTGACGGCCGCCATCCGCCGCGAGCTGCTGCGCGAGGGCCAGGTCTTCCTGGTGCACAACAAGGTGTCGACCATCGAGAAGGCCGCCGCCCGGGTGCGCGAGCTGGTGCCCGAGGCGCGGGTGGCCACCGCCCACGGCAAGATGGGCGAGCACAAGCTCGAGCAGGTCGTGCTCGACTTCTGGGAGAAGCGCTTCGACGTGCTGGTGTGCACCACCATCGTCGAGACCGGCCTCGACATCAGCAACGCCAACACCCTCATCGTCGAGCGCGCCGACCGCCTCGGGCTCAGCCAGCTGCACCAGCTGCGCGGGCGGGTCGGGCGCGGGCGCGAGCGCGCCTACTCGTACTTCCTGTACCCGCCCGAGAACCCGCTCACCGAGACCGCGCTCGACCGGCTCCAGACCATCGCGAGCAACACCGACCTCGGGTCGGGCATGCAGGTCGCGATGAAGGACCTCGAGATCCGCGGCGCCGGCAACCTGCTGGGCGGCGAGCAGTCGGGGCACATCGCGGGGGTCGGGTTCGACCTCTACGTGCGGCTCGTGGGGGAGGCGGTGGCCTCCTTCCGCGGCGAGAGCGACGACGCGCCGGCCGAGATCAAGATCGAGTTGCCGGTCGACGCGCACCTGCCGCACGACTACGTGCCGCACGAGCGGCTGCGCCTCGAGATGTACAAGAAGCTGGCGGCCGTCGCCGACGAGCAGCAGCTGGCCGACATCGAGGGCGAGCTGGTCGACCGCTACGGCGCGGTGCCCGAGCCGGTGCGCAACCTCCTCGAGGTCGCGAGGCTGCGCACGGTGGCGCGCGCCGCGGGCATCGCCGACATCTCGGTGCAGGGGCAGACGGTGCGTTTCGGGCCGGTCGAGCTGCGCGAGAGCCAGCAGCTGCGGCTGCACCGCGTCTACCCCGGCTCCATCATCAAGCCGGCCACCGGCGCGATGCTGGTGCCGGCACCCAAGACGGCCCGCGTGGGTGGCCGCCCGCTGCGCGACCGTGACATCCTCGACTGGGCCGCCACCGTGGTGCGTTCCGTCGTCATGGACAATGTGGGGGAGGCCGCCCGTGCGGCCACCGCCCCGGCCGGGGCGACCCGACCCTGA
- a CDS encoding polysaccharide biosynthesis tyrosine autokinase, with product MTLLEAVRIARRFWSTIAICVAAALAVAGAYAATQPRLYSASSEAYVQIGGGTGSVSEVSVGNNVASAKAAAYAPLTRSGMVADRVIASLGLKTTPAQVAAAISYATEPESPRIQVFVTSGSPQEAKNIADAVVGATAEVASIVEGGRPGSAARTVRLIPVTTAAVPTAPVSPDVEKLLALGLAGGLVLAYLVVMARLRLDTRIRRVDDVTGLTSHGVIGTIPRSRDLKQRLHSESLLSGPVGEALRHLRTNLVYADPDHAPRTVIVTSPQPGEGKSTISALLARSLALRGERVVLVDGDLRRPMVATLFDVRSGLGLTQVLSGAVPLREALVATDTPGLTVLPAGRIPHNPSEVVGSERMRQLLDHLGQDHLVIVDAPPTLPVTDALVLAQRADGVLVVSLMGRSRKEQLKRTLELAEGVHAKVLGVVVNGIPQGRSAGVYGYESYGYEQGTTSRAGMLRRVLSRARGTDPDGTSDPRPAGSRPERAGGSASGDGPARAGAAPSAADPAPDATPGEPDLAPAWLTGSDPAVR from the coding sequence ATGACCCTGTTGGAGGCCGTACGCATCGCGCGCCGGTTCTGGAGCACAATCGCCATCTGCGTCGCCGCCGCTCTCGCGGTGGCCGGCGCCTACGCCGCCACCCAGCCCCGGCTGTACAGCGCGAGCTCCGAGGCGTACGTGCAGATCGGCGGGGGCACCGGGTCGGTCTCCGAGGTGTCGGTGGGCAACAACGTCGCGAGTGCCAAGGCCGCCGCCTACGCGCCCCTCACCCGCAGCGGGATGGTCGCCGACCGGGTCATCGCCTCGCTGGGGCTGAAGACCACGCCGGCCCAGGTGGCCGCCGCCATCTCCTACGCCACCGAGCCCGAGAGCCCGCGCATCCAGGTGTTCGTCACCTCCGGGTCGCCGCAGGAGGCCAAGAACATCGCGGACGCCGTCGTCGGCGCCACCGCCGAGGTCGCTTCCATCGTCGAGGGCGGGCGCCCCGGCAGCGCCGCCCGCACCGTGCGCCTCATCCCTGTCACCACCGCCGCCGTGCCCACCGCGCCGGTCTCGCCCGACGTCGAGAAGCTGCTCGCCCTGGGCCTGGCCGGCGGGCTCGTGCTCGCCTACCTCGTCGTGATGGCGCGGCTGCGGCTCGACACCCGCATCCGCCGGGTCGACGACGTCACCGGGCTCACGTCGCACGGGGTCATCGGCACCATCCCCCGCTCGCGGGACCTGAAGCAGCGGCTCCACTCCGAGAGCCTGCTGTCGGGGCCGGTCGGCGAGGCGCTGCGCCACCTGCGCACCAACCTGGTGTACGCCGACCCCGACCACGCGCCTCGCACCGTCATCGTCACCAGTCCGCAGCCGGGCGAGGGCAAGTCCACCATCTCGGCCCTGCTGGCCCGCAGCCTGGCCCTGCGGGGCGAGCGCGTCGTCCTGGTCGACGGCGACCTGCGCCGCCCGATGGTGGCCACGCTGTTCGACGTGCGCAGCGGCCTCGGCCTCACCCAGGTCCTGTCGGGCGCGGTGCCGTTGCGCGAGGCGCTGGTCGCCACCGACACCCCGGGCCTCACGGTGCTGCCGGCCGGCCGCATCCCGCACAACCCGAGCGAGGTGGTGGGCTCCGAGCGGATGCGCCAGCTGCTCGACCATCTCGGCCAGGACCACCTGGTCATCGTCGACGCACCGCCGACGCTCCCCGTGACCGACGCCCTCGTCCTGGCCCAGCGCGCCGACGGCGTGCTCGTCGTCTCGCTGATGGGGCGCAGCCGCAAGGAGCAGCTGAAGCGCACCCTCGAGCTCGCCGAGGGCGTGCACGCCAAGGTGCTCGGCGTCGTCGTGAACGGCATCCCCCAGGGGCGCTCGGCCGGGGTCTACGGCTACGAGAGCTACGGGTACGAGCAGGGCACCACCTCGCGCGCCGGGATGCTGCGCCGGGTGCTGAGCCGGGCGCGCGGCACCGACCCCGACGGCACGTCCGACCCGCGACCCGCGGGGTCGCGCCCCGAACGCGCCGGGGGCTCTGCGTCAGGCGACGGTCCGGCGCGGGCCGGGGCCGCGCCCTCGGCCGCCGACCCCGCGCCGGACGCGACGCCCGGCGAGCCCGACCTCGCGCCCGCGTGGCTGACCGGGAGCGACCCGGCCGTCCGCTGA
- the pth gene encoding aminoacyl-tRNA hydrolase has protein sequence MSDTAPWLVVGLGNPGPGYAGNRHNVGAMVVDELARRGGVSLRTHKARAVAAQLRVGTGPGGVPGPAAVVAVPSSYMNESGGPVKALLSFFSVPVERLVVVHDELDIDAGAVRLKRGGGEGGHNGLRSISSSLGTKDYHRVRVGIGRPPGRMDPADFVLKDFSPSERKDLLPFLLDDAADAVEQLVTVGLLDAQQRVHAPR, from the coding sequence GTGAGTGACACCGCCCCCTGGCTCGTCGTCGGTCTCGGCAACCCCGGGCCGGGGTACGCCGGCAACCGGCACAACGTCGGCGCCATGGTCGTCGACGAGCTCGCCCGGCGCGGCGGGGTGAGCCTGCGCACGCACAAGGCCCGGGCCGTCGCGGCGCAGCTGCGGGTCGGGACCGGCCCGGGCGGGGTCCCCGGGCCGGCCGCCGTGGTGGCCGTCCCCTCGTCCTACATGAACGAGTCCGGCGGCCCGGTCAAGGCGCTGCTCTCGTTCTTCTCGGTGCCGGTCGAGCGGCTGGTGGTCGTGCACGACGAGCTCGACATCGACGCCGGTGCGGTACGGCTGAAACGCGGTGGGGGAGAGGGCGGTCACAACGGGCTGCGCTCCATCAGCTCCTCGCTCGGCACCAAGGACTACCACCGGGTCCGGGTCGGCATCGGCCGCCCGCCCGGCCGGATGGACCCCGCCGACTTCGTGCTGAAGGACTTCTCGCCCAGCGAGCGCAAGGACCTCCTGCCGTTCCTGCTCGACGACGCCGCCGACGCCGTCGAGCAGCTCGTCACGGTGGGTCTGCTCGACGCCCAGCAGCGGGTGCACGCGCCCCGCTGA
- a CDS encoding 50S ribosomal protein L25/general stress protein Ctc: protein MSDVTKLVAEQRTQFGKGAARKIRRDAKIPAVMYGHGTAPVHIALPGHETMLALKQTNALLTLVIDGKEHLALAKDVQRDPIKPVIEHVDLVVVRKGEKVTVEVPVHLEGDAAPETVVTTVMGTVELEVEATHIPENVTHSIEGAPVGTQVLASDLQLPTGATLVTDPEALVVNVTQQVTAEELEADLEEAEAEAGIEREESDEDAAAGESAEGDAEAKDSDES, encoded by the coding sequence ATGTCCGACGTCACCAAGCTCGTCGCCGAGCAGCGCACCCAGTTCGGCAAGGGCGCGGCCCGCAAGATCCGCCGCGACGCCAAGATCCCCGCCGTCATGTACGGCCACGGCACGGCGCCGGTGCACATCGCGCTGCCGGGCCACGAGACGATGCTCGCGCTCAAGCAGACCAACGCGCTCCTCACCCTCGTCATCGACGGCAAGGAGCACCTCGCCCTGGCCAAGGACGTGCAGCGCGACCCGATCAAGCCGGTCATCGAGCACGTCGACCTCGTCGTCGTCCGCAAGGGCGAGAAGGTCACCGTCGAGGTGCCCGTCCACCTCGAGGGCGACGCCGCCCCCGAGACCGTCGTCACGACCGTCATGGGCACCGTCGAGCTCGAGGTCGAGGCCACCCACATCCCCGAGAACGTCACGCACTCGATCGAGGGCGCCCCGGTCGGCACCCAGGTCCTCGCGTCCGACCTCCAGCTGCCCACCGGCGCCACGCTGGTCACCGACCCCGAGGCGCTCGTCGTCAACGTCACCCAGCAGGTCACGGCCGAGGAGCTGGAGGCCGACCTCGAGGAGGCCGAGGCCGAGGCCGGCATCGAGCGCGAGGAGTCCGACGAGGACGCCGCCGCGGGCGAGTCCGCCGAGGGCGACGCCGAGGCCAAGGACTCCGACGAGTCCTGA
- a CDS encoding EamA family transporter has product MVDTMRRHAGTGVAALVLSSAAFGTSGPFAKALIEAGWSPGAVVLLRIAGAAALLLPWVLWSQRHALRALVRELPLATGYGCLAVAAAQLGYFQAVERLTVGVALLIEYLGIVLVVLVMWALTRRRPHRLTGVGILLAVLGLALVLDITGQTTPDLVGVAWGLVAATGLAGHYVLAARETTLSPITFVALGLTAGGVVLALLGATGVIPMHVGGSQVAVGSGRVPAWVALVELVVVAAAVAYVLGVLGARHLGSTLASFVGLTEVMFAVLVAWLVLGELPGPLQLVGGLVILAGIVTVRLGERADARRSATGSPVDFDVPSPVA; this is encoded by the coding sequence ATGGTCGACACGATGCGGCGGCACGCCGGCACCGGCGTGGCGGCCCTCGTGCTCTCCAGCGCGGCGTTCGGCACGTCGGGGCCGTTCGCCAAGGCCCTCATCGAGGCCGGCTGGAGCCCCGGGGCCGTCGTGCTGCTGCGCATCGCGGGCGCCGCCGCCCTGCTCCTGCCCTGGGTGCTGTGGTCGCAGCGCCACGCCCTGCGGGCCCTCGTGCGCGAGCTGCCGCTGGCCACCGGGTACGGATGCCTGGCCGTGGCGGCCGCCCAGCTGGGGTACTTCCAGGCCGTCGAGCGCCTCACCGTCGGGGTGGCCCTCCTCATCGAGTACCTCGGCATCGTGCTCGTCGTCCTGGTGATGTGGGCCCTCACCCGCCGCCGGCCGCACCGGCTCACCGGCGTCGGCATCCTGCTGGCCGTCCTGGGCCTCGCGCTGGTCCTCGACATCACCGGCCAGACCACGCCCGACCTCGTCGGTGTCGCCTGGGGGCTGGTCGCCGCCACCGGGCTCGCCGGCCACTACGTCCTGGCCGCGCGCGAGACCACGCTCTCGCCCATCACCTTCGTGGCACTGGGCCTGACCGCCGGTGGCGTCGTGCTCGCGCTGCTCGGGGCCACCGGGGTCATCCCCATGCACGTCGGAGGCTCGCAGGTGGCGGTGGGCAGCGGCCGGGTCCCGGCCTGGGTGGCCCTGGTCGAGCTCGTCGTCGTGGCCGCGGCGGTCGCCTACGTCCTCGGGGTGCTCGGGGCGCGCCACCTGGGCTCGACCCTGGCGTCGTTCGTCGGCCTCACCGAGGTGATGTTCGCCGTGCTCGTGGCGTGGCTCGTGCTGGGGGAGCTGCCCGGGCCGCTCCAGCTCGTCGGCGGTCTGGTCATCCTGGCCGGGATCGTCACCGTCCGGCTGGGGGAGCGGGCCGATGCGCGCAGGTCAGCGACGGGGTCGCCGGTCGATTTCGACGTTCCCTCACCCGTCGCCTAG
- a CDS encoding CGNR zinc finger domain-containing protein, whose product MLFTDDTDLVLRHAAALVNTAPGHGSSGVEDLRDLEAVLAWMAEWGWSGERPASTREVAHLHRVRARVAAVWSAPLREQVEAVNQLLARTRALPRLVEHDGQGWHIHATDDDAPFADRVAVEFAMAMVDVIRGGERERLAVCSADDCDDVYVDLSRNRSRKFCDGTCGTRANVAAYRARKAAQA is encoded by the coding sequence ATGCTGTTCACCGATGACACCGACCTCGTCCTGAGGCACGCCGCGGCGCTGGTCAACACCGCGCCCGGGCACGGCTCGAGCGGGGTCGAGGACCTTCGCGACCTCGAGGCCGTCCTGGCCTGGATGGCGGAGTGGGGCTGGAGCGGCGAGCGCCCGGCATCCACCCGCGAGGTGGCCCACCTGCACCGGGTGCGGGCCCGCGTCGCTGCCGTGTGGTCGGCGCCGCTGCGCGAGCAGGTCGAGGCCGTCAACCAGCTGCTCGCGCGGACCCGGGCCCTCCCCCGGCTCGTCGAGCACGACGGGCAGGGCTGGCACATCCACGCCACCGACGACGACGCGCCCTTCGCCGACCGGGTGGCCGTCGAGTTCGCGATGGCGATGGTCGACGTCATCCGGGGCGGCGAGCGCGAGCGGCTCGCCGTGTGCTCGGCCGACGACTGCGACGACGTCTACGTCGACCTCTCGCGCAACCGCTCACGCAAGTTCTGCGACGGCACCTGCGGCACCCGGGCCAACGTCGCGGCCTACCGGGCCCGCAAGGCCGCGCAGGCCTGA
- a CDS encoding ribose-phosphate diphosphokinase → MSSNRPPSANIRKRPKKQMMVFSGRANPGLAQEVAAQLGTELVPTSAYDFANGEIYVRFEESVRGSDAFVIQSHTSPINENIMEHLLMVDALKRASAKRITVVMPFYGYARQDKKHRGREPISARLVADMFKTAGADRLICVDLHTDQIQGFFDGPVDHLMAIPVLSEYVAQRYGDQDLAVVSPDAGRIKVAEQWSKRLGGAPLAFIHKTRDINRPNESVANRVVGAVTGRVCVLVDDMIDTGGTITKAADALMADGAKDVVIAATHAILSEPARERLMACAAREVIVTNTLPIAPSKEFDGLTVLSIAPLISAAVKEVFEDGSVTSLFGGRA, encoded by the coding sequence GTGAGCAGCAACCGCCCGCCCTCGGCCAACATCCGCAAGCGGCCCAAGAAGCAGATGATGGTGTTCTCGGGGCGGGCCAACCCCGGGCTGGCCCAGGAGGTCGCGGCCCAGCTGGGCACCGAGCTCGTCCCCACCAGCGCCTACGACTTCGCCAACGGCGAGATCTACGTGCGCTTCGAGGAGTCGGTGCGCGGGTCGGACGCCTTCGTCATCCAGAGCCACACCAGCCCGATCAACGAGAACATCATGGAGCACCTGCTCATGGTGGACGCGCTGAAGCGGGCCAGCGCCAAGCGCATCACGGTGGTCATGCCGTTCTACGGCTACGCGCGCCAGGACAAGAAGCACCGCGGCCGCGAGCCCATCAGCGCCCGCCTGGTCGCCGACATGTTCAAGACCGCCGGCGCCGACCGGCTCATCTGCGTCGACCTGCACACCGACCAGATCCAGGGCTTCTTCGACGGCCCAGTCGACCACCTGATGGCCATCCCGGTGCTCTCGGAGTACGTCGCGCAGCGCTACGGCGACCAGGACCTCGCGGTGGTCTCGCCCGACGCCGGCCGCATCAAGGTGGCCGAGCAGTGGAGCAAGCGCCTCGGCGGGGCACCGCTGGCCTTCATCCACAAGACCCGCGACATCAACCGGCCCAACGAGTCGGTGGCCAACCGCGTCGTGGGTGCCGTCACCGGCCGCGTCTGCGTCCTCGTCGACGACATGATCGACACCGGCGGCACCATCACGAAGGCCGCCGATGCCCTGATGGCCGACGGGGCCAAGGACGTCGTCATCGCCGCCACCCACGCCATCCTGTCCGAGCCCGCGCGCGAGCGGCTCATGGCGTGCGCCGCCCGCGAGGTCATCGTCACCAACACCCTGCCGATCGCGCCGTCGAAGGAGTTCGACGGGCTGACCGTGCTGTCGATCGCGCCGCTGATCAGCGCCGCGGTCAAGGAGGTCTTCGAGGACGGCTCGGTCACGAGCCTCTTCGGCGGCCGCGCCTGA
- the glmU gene encoding bifunctional UDP-N-acetylglucosamine diphosphorylase/glucosamine-1-phosphate N-acetyltransferase GlmU yields MNARPAAVIVLAAGEGTRMKSTTPKVLHRIGGTTLLGHAVRAARHTGAEHVSVVVRHERERVVEFCAAFDAGLVIADQDDVKGTGRATECGLAVLPPDLSGTVLVTYGDVPLLTGETLVALTEAHVATGSAVSVVTAHVADPTGYGRIVRDADGHVARIVEQKDASDDERAITEINSGIYAFDAGMLREALAQVGTDNAQGEKYLTDVVQVARESGKPVSAHVVDDPWQTEGVNDRVQLAQLGRILNERVCERHMRAGVTIVDPATTWIDVDVSIGQDTTVLPGTQLLGATSIGSGALVGPEVTLTDTEVGDGAEVTRAVANLAVIGAGATVGPYSYLRPGTRLGAHGKIGGFVETKNADIGEGAKVPHLTYAGDVTIGEGANIGAGTIFANYDGVAKHHSTVGAHSFVGSQTVVISPVTVGDGAYVAAGSALTGDVEPGQIAVARGKQRNVDGWVARARAGTRTAEAAERALASRAAHDTEPTPSTDATPEDPTP; encoded by the coding sequence GTGAACGCACGACCGGCCGCAGTCATCGTCCTCGCCGCCGGCGAGGGCACGCGGATGAAGTCCACGACCCCCAAGGTCCTGCACCGCATCGGCGGCACGACCCTCCTGGGGCACGCCGTCCGCGCCGCCCGACACACCGGTGCCGAGCACGTCTCGGTCGTCGTCCGGCACGAGCGCGAGCGCGTCGTCGAGTTCTGCGCCGCGTTCGACGCCGGCCTCGTCATCGCCGACCAGGACGACGTCAAGGGCACCGGGCGCGCCACCGAGTGCGGGCTCGCCGTGCTGCCGCCCGACCTCAGCGGCACGGTGCTGGTCACCTACGGCGACGTCCCGCTGCTCACCGGCGAGACGCTGGTCGCGCTCACCGAGGCGCACGTGGCCACGGGCAGCGCCGTCTCGGTCGTCACCGCCCACGTCGCCGACCCCACCGGCTACGGCCGCATCGTGCGCGACGCCGACGGGCACGTCGCCCGCATCGTCGAGCAGAAGGACGCCAGCGACGACGAGCGGGCCATCACCGAGATCAACTCGGGCATCTACGCGTTCGACGCCGGGATGCTGCGCGAGGCGCTGGCGCAGGTCGGCACCGACAACGCCCAGGGCGAGAAGTACCTCACCGACGTCGTCCAGGTCGCTCGCGAGTCCGGCAAGCCGGTCAGCGCCCACGTGGTCGACGACCCCTGGCAGACCGAGGGGGTCAACGACCGCGTGCAGCTGGCGCAGCTCGGCCGCATCCTCAACGAGCGCGTGTGCGAGCGGCACATGCGCGCCGGCGTCACCATCGTCGACCCGGCCACGACCTGGATCGACGTCGACGTCTCCATCGGGCAGGACACCACCGTCCTGCCGGGGACCCAGCTGCTCGGCGCCACCAGCATCGGCTCCGGCGCCCTGGTGGGCCCCGAGGTCACGCTCACCGACACCGAGGTGGGCGACGGGGCCGAGGTCACCCGCGCGGTGGCCAACCTCGCCGTCATCGGCGCCGGCGCCACCGTGGGCCCGTACTCCTACCTGCGGCCGGGGACGCGGCTCGGGGCCCACGGCAAGATCGGCGGCTTCGTCGAGACCAAGAACGCCGACATCGGTGAGGGCGCCAAGGTGCCGCACCTGACCTACGCCGGTGACGTCACGATCGGCGAGGGCGCCAACATCGGCGCCGGCACCATCTTCGCCAACTACGACGGTGTCGCCAAGCACCACTCCACGGTGGGGGCGCACAGCTTCGTCGGCAGCCAGACGGTGGTCATCAGCCCGGTCACGGTCGGCGACGGGGCCTACGTGGCCGCCGGCAGCGCCCTGACCGGCGACGTCGAGCCCGGCCAGATCGCCGTGGCCCGCGGCAAGCAGCGCAACGTCGACGGATGGGTCGCCCGCGCCCGCGCCGGCACCCGCACCGCCGAGGCCGCCGAGCGCGCCCTGGCCTCCCGAGCGGCGCACGACACCGAGCCGACCCCGAGCACCGACGCCACCCCGGAGGACCCCACCCCGTGA